The DNA region CGCTGCGACCCCGGTCGGGTGAGGACGGCGTCCCCGGCTCCGCCCCGGACGATTTCCGGAGCGACACCCTGAAGAGGCTCACCCGCGAGAACGTGGTCGAGCAGTCCGGGGTGGACGCCGCACTGGTCGACGCCTTGATCGACGCCGGCCTGATCGCGGCGGGGCCCGGCGGCTTCTTCGACCCGGAAGCGGTCCTGGTGGCGCGGACCGCGCACGATCTGGCCGGGCACGGGGTGGACGTGCGCCACCTCAGGGGTTTCCGCACGGCGGCCGACCGTCAGACCGGGTTGATCACGCAGATCGCCGGCCCGGTGGCCCGTCAGGGTGATGCCGATGCCCGGGATCGGGCTGCGGAACTGGCGCGGGAGATCGCGGCACTGTCGGTGGCGCTCCATTCGACCCTGGTCACCGTCGCCGTGCGGCACGCACTCGAGTCCTGACGGGCGTCGGCGCCCGCCCGCCGTGGAGCGGATCGGGGCTACGCTGAGAGACGTGGGAGAGGCGGAGGACATGGGAAAGAACATGCGGGAGGTCGACATCGTCGGCGTCCGTTTCGAGGAGCCGGAGTACGCACCCGTACTGATCCTGCACGAGAAGGACGGTGGTCGGTACGTGCCGATCTGGATCGGAGCGGCCGAAG from Dietzia sp. B32 includes:
- a CDS encoding MerR family transcriptional regulator; the encoded protein is MTAAGQGAPKEEYLSIGGVIALLGPEFPDLTVSKVRFLENEGLVTPERTASGYRRFSVEDRERLRYVLTAQRDRYLPLKVIRQELDALDAGIADGSTTALRPRSGEDGVPGSAPDDFRSDTLKRLTRENVVEQSGVDAALVDALIDAGLIAAGPGGFFDPEAVLVARTAHDLAGHGVDVRHLRGFRTAADRQTGLITQIAGPVARQGDADARDRAAELAREIAALSVALHSTLVTVAVRHALES